GTCGGCAATCCCGAACACGTGCCCGTGTTCTATCTCGACGGCGATGCGCACCGCCAGCGCCGGGCCGCGATCGCGCGCTTCTTCACACCCAAGGCGATCCAGACGCGCTACCGTGCGATCATGGAGGAAACCACTGCGCGCCTGCTTGCCGAAATGCGCGCGCAGGGCAGGGCGCGGCTCGACCGCATCACCTTCGAGCTGACCGTCGCGGTCGCCGCCGACATCGTCGGGCTGACCGAGACCACGCCGACCGCGATGGCGCCGCGGCTCGAGCGCCTGCTGCGCACCGCCTTCAGCCAGGCGCGCGGGGTGGGCAAGTGGCGCGACCGCCTGCTGCGGGCCTGGTACGGATACCGCTTCTACCGCGCAGATGTCGCTCCCGCGATCCGCAAGCGGCGAGGACAGGCGGGCGACGATATCATCTCGCAGTGCCTCGCCAAGGGCTATTCGGACAAGGCGATCCTGATCGAGTGCATGACTTACGCCACCGCGGGCATGGTCACCACGCGCGAATACATCGTCATGGTGGCCTGGCACATGTTCGACAACCCGGCGCTGCGCGAGGATTTCCTCGCCGCCGACGAGGATCGGCAGATGGCGATCCTGCTCGAGATCCTGCGCATCGAACCCATCGCGGCGGTGCTCTATCGCACCGCGCCCGAGGAAATGGCCGATGCGAGACTGG
This sequence is a window from Novosphingobium aureum. Protein-coding genes within it:
- a CDS encoding cytochrome P450, which produces MLMDAVQNQSQGPLDQRKSARIAARGLHIDPEVRRIATLDESRALMRNGAILQGGPGSDEVDVGNPEHVPVFYLDGDAHRQRRAAIARFFTPKAIQTRYRAIMEETTARLLAEMRAQGRARLDRITFELTVAVAADIVGLTETTPTAMAPRLERLLRTAFSQARGVGKWRDRLLRAWYGYRFYRADVAPAIRKRRGQAGDDIISQCLAKGYSDKAILIECMTYATAGMVTTREYIVMVAWHMFDNPALREDFLAADEDRQMAILLEILRIEPIAAVLYRTAPEEMADARLGALCKGERLAVDLRAVHGDERAVGACPHAIDPDRAAREGQKGEFMSFGDGAHHCPGWQVALHETRVFVDALLRIPGIALERAPDLSWNAGLMSYELRNARVTCERG